TCGCAGTCGTCGTCGACGCCGTTGCAGATCTCGGTCTCGCCGGTGCCCGGGGCGCCGGAGCAGACCAGGGGACCGGTCCGGTTGGTCTCGTCGCAGATGAAGACGCCGGCGGCGGAGCAGGCGCCGAGGCCCACGAAGCAGGTCTCGCCCTTCTGGCTCCAGTCCGGGCCGCCCTCGGGGCCCTCGTCGGTCAGTCCATCGCAGTCGTCGTCGACGCCGTTGCAGATCTCATCGGGGCAGTTTCCGAGGCCTCCGCCTCCGTCGCAGCTACAGCCGCCGGACCCCCAGACGATGAACGAAAGACAGACGACTCCAGCGACGACCAGATTGCGACCCATGTTCTCTCCCAGGCGAGCGGCCCCCCGAATGATTCCCCCCCGGGGATGGGCCCGCTTCCGCCAGGTATTTCAGCACGTTCGAGTGCCAGTTCGCCACCGAACAAACCGTGCAGGGGTTCGGGCGATGACCTATCCTCTCCCAGAACGCGGCTACTACCTGCCGAGAACGGAGTCCGCAATGGCAAAGATCGCTCTCTACCCCCTCCTCCTGGGCCTCGCGCTCACCTTCCTCCCCGGCTGCCGGACCACCGCCACCCAGCGGCTGGGCGCGCCGCCCCTCACGACCGTCGCGTCGGTGGACCTCCAGCGCTACCTCGGCACCTGGTACGAGATCGCCGCCTTCCCCCAGTCCTTCCAGAAGGGCTGCACGGCGACCACCGCCAACTACAGCCTGGCGCCCGAGGGGCACATCGTGGTGGTGAACCGCTGCCGCCGCGGCGGGCTCGAGGCGAAGGAGGACGAGGCGAAGGGCCGGGCGCGCGTCGTCGACCCGGAGACCAACGCCCGCCTGGAGGTCAGCTTCTTCCGGCCCTTCTGGGGCGACTACTGGATCATCGACCTGGGCGCCGACTACGAGTACGCCGTCGTCGGGCACCCCGGCCGCGACTACCTCTGGATCCTCTCCCGGCAGCCCTGGCTGGAGGAGGCGGTCTACGCCGGCATCCTCGAGCGGCTGAAGGCGCAGCACTACGAGCTCGAGCGGCTGGTGAAGACCCTCCACCCGCCCCGGCCCGAGGCCGAGACCGAGACCGAGTCAGAGGCCACACCCCCCGAGGTCGGCTCGCCGCTCTAGCGCAGGCCGATCGCGGCGCGCTCGTCGTCGCGCAGGATCCGGGGATCGACCACCGGCTTCTTCGAGGCGCGATCGAAGAAGGGCGAGGGCCAGGCGTTGCCCCGCAGGTAGTCCAGGGACATCCCGGCCAGGGTCTTCAGGACGAGGGAGGCCGACCCCTTGGGGTGCGCCGCGGGGTGGGGATCCTTCGCGTGCCGGCCGTGGACCCGGTAGCGCACCGGCCCGAAGCCCGGCTCGCGCTCGCCGTCCAGGAAGAGGTGGGGCATCCCCAGCCAGGGCACCCAGGCCTGCTCCACCGTGTTGGCGATGGGGGTCTGGCAGCACTGGGCGTGGAAGCGCATCGCCCCCTTCGCGGTGAGGCGCAGGCAGCGCAGGTGCTCCTGCCCGGTGAGCAGCCGGATCTGCGAGGGCGCGAACTGGTAGACGTGGGTGCCCTGCTGCGCGTCGAGGAGCTCGTCCTCCCGGCCGAGGTGCTTCGCGTAGGCCTGGCACCACCGGCAGTAGCAGACGATCCGGTAGAGCTCCTTCACGTTCGTCGCGACGCCGGTCATCGCGCCGCAGCGGCACTTCAGGGGGATCTCGGTGGGCATCGCCCGAACGCTAGAGTGGCTGCGTCCTGGGTGCAAACGAGAAGCGCAGCGCCAGGAGCGCGAGGAGGACGAGGGCGAGCGCGCTCCCGGGCGCGCCGCTGGTGCTGCAGCCCGCGGTGCCGGCGCCGGTGAAGGCGCCGTCGTCCCGCGGAGGATCGGAGGGATCGAGGGGGTCGGCCGCCGGATCCTCGACCGGGGGCTCGCCGGGCGGAGGATCCTCGGCCGGAGGATCGGTCACCCCCGGAGGGTCCCCGGCGGGCGGATCCTCGGCCGGGGGATCGGGCTCCGGCGGCGGCTCGAGCGGATCGGGGGTGAGCCGCACGGCGTCGGCCATGATGTGCTGGTCGGCGGGGACGCTGACCTCGGCGTTGTCGTAGACCGCGAGGAACTGACCCCGGCCGGCCCCGAACTCGAAGCTGCCCAGGGAGACCCAGCCGCCGCTGCCCAGGGTCTGGTCCTGGACGATGGCGTGATCGCCGGCGGCGGTGTGCAGGAGGTAGGGGGTGTCGGCGTAGACCGCGTAGGCCGGATCGGTGCTCACCTCCACCCGGTAGCGGCCCGCCTGCTCGGGGTGCAGCTGCCACCAGGCCCAGTTGCTCGGCAGGTCGGAGCGGAAGGCGTTCGTCCAGCGCAGGTGGCCGCCCTCGCCCGAGCCATCGACCTCCCGCCAGTACTGGCTGGGGCCGAAGGCCTGGAAGCAGGAACCCTGCTCGTCGACGGTCCCGCCCCCGGGGCCGAGGACCTTGCAGGGGGGGCGGCTGGCGCAGTGGCCGGGCCGCCGCCGCTTGCCGGTGCCGCTGCCGGCGAAGACGCCCCAGTGGTTGGCGACCGCCCGGTAGGAGCCGCCGCCGTTGTTCCCCTTCGCGTCGTTCAGGTAGCCCGCGCCCTCCTGCCACATCTGGCTGGAGCCGCCGCCGTCGAGGTTGAAGGCGACGTGGGCGCCGAGCTTCCCCATCACCTCGGCCAGCTCGGCCCCGTACATCCCGGCCGAGAGGCTGGTGCGTCCATCGACCACCAGCAGGATGAGGGTCTGGCGATCGGCCGTGATCCCCATCGCGGTGCGCGGGTGGCGGGTTCGCATGTCCGAGCGATCGGGGAAGCAGTCGCTCGCGGTCGGGCTCGAGCACGTCACCGGCGCGCCGTCGACCACCAGCTCCGGGAAGCCGCTGACCAGGGCCAGGGTCCCCGGGGGCACCTCGGCGGTGACCCGGCCGGGCGAGAAGCCGGTGGCGGGGCCGCCGTTTCGCTTCACCCGCTTCGAGTGGCTGTACTCCACCCAGTCCGGGCCGAAGGCGATCCACCCGTACTTCTCGTAGAACCACTCCGAGCCGTAGGCGGGATCGGTGCCGGTCTGCTCGAGGGGCCAGGGCACGCCGCGGCCGACGGCCTGGCCGTAGACCCGCGGCCCGGTCTTGTAGAAGTCGCCGTTCACCGCCAGCACGGCGCCCTGGCTGCTGGCCCAGGCGCCGGTGGTCTGCAGGCCGTCCGGGGCGAAGGTCGCGTCGACGTGGACCCGGTCGCTGCAGAGGTCGACCAGGGCCACCCACATCCGGGTGCTCGGGCTGCTGGTCCGGTAGTGGCGGACGGTGAGGCCGGGCTCCGGGCTGCTCTCGCTCTGCAGGCTCAGGCTCACCGCCCGGGCCGGGGAGGCGGGCGCCAGCGCCGCGAGGAGGACGAGGAGGAGGCCAGGGAGCGGGCGCAGGGTTCGCATGATCCCAAGACAGAGCAAGACCCGGACCTAAGCCAAGCCACTGGAATCAGACGGCTTCTCTCCGGGCGCCGGGCCAGGGGCGTCGGCTGGCGGGGCAGGCCGTCCAGATCCTTCGCGCCCGGCGCCGTAACGATGCGTTACGGGGCCAGCGCCGGTCCGGCGAGCACCGCGTCCAGGCCGCAGGCGCGGGGAGGGCGGCCGGTCTCGGCCTCGACGGCGGCCCGCAGCGCCGGGAGCCGGGCGGCCGCGGGCAGCCGCAGGGCCTCGGCGATCGCCTCGCTCCCCGGCTCCATCCGGTAGCGGCGCAGGAGGCGCTGCTCCCGCTCGGCGGTGGGGAGGCCCGGCAGGGTCTCGAGCTCGACCAGCAGATCGCAGAGGCGCTGCCAGTCCCCGGCGGCGCTGCCCGCGGGGTGGGGGCCGAGCAGGCGCTGGAGCGGGGGGCACTGATAGACCGCGTCGCCGCTGGCGTGGGCCGAGCGCAGCAGGCGGGCGTAGCGCTCCTCGGGGGCGGCCGCGAGCACCGCCGCGAGGATGTCCCGGGCGCCCCGGCCGGGGCTCTGCTCGTCGAAGTCCTCGAAGGCCAGCGCCACCTTCTCCTCGTCGCCGAGCGAGGGATCGAGCTCCCGGGCGGCGGCGGCGGCGCAGAGATCCTCGAGGTCGGCCTCGACGCCCCCGTAGATCCCCGAGAGGGCGAGGCCGACGCCCGAGAGGAAGAGGAGGGCGAGGAGGATCGCGAGCCGGTTCGATCTCACGGCGCCGCCTCCTCCGCCGGCGCCGGCGGCGCCGCGGGCTCCGGCTCGGGATCGGGCGGGACGTAGGGGGGCAGCGAGTCGGGGGGCGCGGCGCCGAGCTTGATCAGGGCCTTGCGGTAGTAGCGGGCCTCGAAGGTGAAGCCGAGCTGCTTGGAGAGCTGCTCCATCCGCTCGAAGCGGGCGGTGAGCTCGCAGTCGGTGCTCCAGCAGAGCTTCTTCAGGCAGGAAGGGCAGAGGTGGATCGGGCGGCCCTCCGACTCGTCCAGGCTGTTGCTGCCGTTCTCGAGGCACTCCCAGGCGACGCAGTGCGAGACCGAGAACATGTGGAAGATCTCGTGGGTGGCGGTGGCCGCCGTGCTCATCAGGGTGTCGCGGTAGGCCTCCTCGCTCTCGGAGGGATCACCGAAGCGGGCGATGGACCAGACCCCAACCCCCTGGCGGTAGCTGGCCATCCCGAAGACGAAGTTCCAGCTCGGCTCGGGGAAGAGGTCCACGGTGGTCAGGCCGAGGTAGGCCATGGCGTCGGCGGGGATCCGGGGGAGGAGCAGGTCGTTGAGCAGGAAGCGGGCGTCGAGCTGCTTCACGCCCCAGCTGGGATGGACGCGCCTTGCCTCCTCCGGGACGGCCGAGAGGGGGATGGGCGGCAGCAGCTTAGTCGGCAGGCCGAAGAAGGCCTCGGTCCACCGCAGGGTGTCGTCGATGAGCCGCTGCTGGGTCTCGTCGAAGTCGCCGATGGGCTGCAGGTAGAGGGTGCGGCGCTCGGGGGTGGGGCGCCGGGGGTTCGAGGCGAGGTACTCGGCCACCGGCTGGCCGGGCTCGGAGTGCTCGTAGAGCCAGTCGCCCGGGATGGGGGCGCCCATCGCCAGGAAGAGGGGCTTGAGCTCGTCGTAGGGCGGGCCGAGAGCCTCATGGCGCAGCGCGGCCGCCGCGTGCTTCTTCGGCTTGCGCGCGAGGCCCGCGGCGGCGGCGCTCCGGCGCTTCAGCGTGGCCACCCCCCCGAGGAGCAGGACGAGGGTGCACAGGAAGGTGATGGCCAGCAGGCCCCGCCGCGAGAAGAGCGCGCCCTGGCGGCTGCTGGCCGGCGCCTCAGGCATCGCCGCCCCCCTCCACCACGAAGAGCGCGCGCTGGCGCGGGCCCGGCGCGAGGGGCGAGAGCAGGCCGAGGAGGTGGCGGACGAAGGTGACCGCCTCGCGCTCGTCGACGCCGCTTCGCGCAAGGAGGGCCGAGCTCCGCGCCAGGACCACCGCGAGAATCGTCTCGTCCGGGCGCGGCGCGTCCTCCGAGAGGACGCCCTGCTCGAGCAGGTGGGCCCGGAGCTGCGCCTGCTTCTTCTTGTTGAAGCGGATGGAGGCCTCCTCGAGGGCCGCGAGGAAGGCCTCGGCGTCCGGGCCGCGCTCCTCGAAGATCGCCCGCACCCGCTCCTCGAGCGCACCGCTGACGGCGCCGCTCTCGCGAACGTCGCGCCAGCACAGGGGCCGGCCTCGCCCGTGGCGCCAGGCCGCGAGGGTCTCCTCGAGGAGCTTCCCGCGCAGGTCGAGGAGGGCGGGGAGCTCGGGTGCCAGGAAGGGAGCCCGGCCGGGGAGGCCGGGGTCGCCCCACGCGCTGCGCCAGATGCCGAGGGTCCGTACGCCCTGCAGGAGCAGGGCGTGGACCGCCGGGAGGTCGTCGGGCAGCAGGTGGAGGAGGTGCCAGGCCTCGGCGATCCGGTGTCCCTCGGGGCGGGGGATCTTCAGGAGGCGGGCGTAGGCGTCGGCGTCCCCGCCCGGCGGCGGAGCGGGGGGCGCGAGGGCGTCGGCGGCGGAGGGGGCGATGGAGCGGCCCTCCCCCCAGTCCTCGGCCACGAGGCCGGCGCGGATCGGGAGCGTGTTGAGGAGGGCCTCGCCCTCGTCGCCGCGGCGACGCGCGGCCTCTCTCCATCGCTCGAGCTCCTCGGGCTGGGCCGTGAAGTAGAAGATCTGCCTCCCCCCCGCAGCCAGCTCGAAGAGGGTGCCGGCGACCTCCTCGAAGCGGTGGGGGTCGGTGGTCGAGAGCAGCTCGTCGAGGCAGAGGGGGAGGGCCGGGCCCCCCTT
Above is a genomic segment from Deltaproteobacteria bacterium containing:
- a CDS encoding lipocalin family protein; amino-acid sequence: MAKIALYPLLLGLALTFLPGCRTTATQRLGAPPLTTVASVDLQRYLGTWYEIAAFPQSFQKGCTATTANYSLAPEGHIVVVNRCRRGGLEAKEDEAKGRARVVDPETNARLEVSFFRPFWGDYWIIDLGADYEYAVVGHPGRDYLWILSRQPWLEEAVYAGILERLKAQHYELERLVKTLHPPRPEAETETESEATPPEVGSPL
- a CDS encoding DUF6151 family protein, with amino-acid sequence MPTEIPLKCRCGAMTGVATNVKELYRIVCYCRWCQAYAKHLGREDELLDAQQGTHVYQFAPSQIRLLTGQEHLRCLRLTAKGAMRFHAQCCQTPIANTVEQAWVPWLGMPHLFLDGEREPGFGPVRYRVHGRHAKDPHPAAHPKGSASLVLKTLAGMSLDYLRGNAWPSPFFDRASKKPVVDPRILRDDERAAIGLR
- a CDS encoding phosphodiester glycosidase family protein, whose protein sequence is MRTLRPLPGLLLVLLAALAPASPARAVSLSLQSESSPEPGLTVRHYRTSSPSTRMWVALVDLCSDRVHVDATFAPDGLQTTGAWASSQGAVLAVNGDFYKTGPRVYGQAVGRGVPWPLEQTGTDPAYGSEWFYEKYGWIAFGPDWVEYSHSKRVKRNGGPATGFSPGRVTAEVPPGTLALVSGFPELVVDGAPVTCSSPTASDCFPDRSDMRTRHPRTAMGITADRQTLILLVVDGRTSLSAGMYGAELAEVMGKLGAHVAFNLDGGGSSQMWQEGAGYLNDAKGNNGGGSYRAVANHWGVFAGSGTGKRRRPGHCASRPPCKVLGPGGGTVDEQGSCFQAFGPSQYWREVDGSGEGGHLRWTNAFRSDLPSNWAWWQLHPEQAGRYRVEVSTDPAYAVYADTPYLLHTAAGDHAIVQDQTLGSGGWVSLGSFEFGAGRGQFLAVYDNAEVSVPADQHIMADAVRLTPDPLEPPPEPDPPAEDPPAGDPPGVTDPPAEDPPPGEPPVEDPAADPLDPSDPPRDDGAFTGAGTAGCSTSGAPGSALALVLLALLALRFSFAPRTQPL
- a CDS encoding archaemetzincin, translated to MPEAPASSRQGALFSRRGLLAITFLCTLVLLLGGVATLKRRSAAAAGLARKPKKHAAAALRHEALGPPYDELKPLFLAMGAPIPGDWLYEHSEPGQPVAEYLASNPRRPTPERRTLYLQPIGDFDETQQRLIDDTLRWTEAFFGLPTKLLPPIPLSAVPEEARRVHPSWGVKQLDARFLLNDLLLPRIPADAMAYLGLTTVDLFPEPSWNFVFGMASYRQGVGVWSIARFGDPSESEEAYRDTLMSTAATATHEIFHMFSVSHCVAWECLENGSNSLDESEGRPIHLCPSCLKKLCWSTDCELTARFERMEQLSKQLGFTFEARYYRKALIKLGAAPPDSLPPYVPPDPEPEPAAPPAPAEEAAP